The following is a genomic window from Citrifermentans bemidjiense Bem.
CATGCACCTAAGTCGCCTGGTCGACGACCTCTACCAGATCTCCCTCTACGACATAGGGGCCCTGACCTACCGCAAAGAGAGTATCGATTTGAAGGAGGTGCTGGAGGATGCGCTGGCCATGCTGGGGCAGGAATTCGTCCAGAAGGGGATCAACCTCTCCATCGAGCTGCCGCGAGACGACGGCTGCTCCGTCTTCGCGGATCCTGACCGGTTGGGCCAGCTTTTCTCGAACCTTTTGGACAACTCGCTCAAGTACACCGATGCCGGGGGCAAACTGTCGGTCAGGCTTAGCTGCCGGGAAAATTTAGCCCTGGTGGAATTTGCCGACAGCGCCCCGGGAGTGGCCCCGGACCAGTTGGAGCGCCTTTTCGACAGGCTCTACCGGGTAGAGAGCTCGCGCAACCGCGCCAAAGGGGGCGCGGGGCTGGGCCTTGCCATCTGCAAGAACATCGTGGAGGCCCACGAAGGAACCATATCCGCCCTCCCTTCCCCGCACGGCGGGGTGCTGATCAGGGTGGAACTGCCGCTTACCGGGAGCAGGACATGACACAAAGAGTGATGATCGTAGAGGACGAGGAGAAGCTGGCGAGCCTTTTGGGCGACTACCTGAAGCAGTCGGGTTTCGAGACCATCTGGATAGCCGACGGCAACGAGGTGCTGCCGCGGGTGAGGGAACAACAACCCGACCTGATGCTGCTCGACCTGATGCTCCCCGGGCGTGACGGCCTGGAAATCTGCAAGGAGATAAGAACCTTCTCGCAGCTCCCCATCATCATGATCACGGCGCGGGTGGAAGAGATCGACCGCCTGCTCGGCCTGGAGCTTGGCGCCGACGACTACATCTGCAAGCCCTTCAGCCCCCGCGAGGTGGTGGCCAGGGTAAAGACGGTGCTGCGGCGGACGGGCGAGCAGGCCCCGGCGCAGACACACGGCCTCACCCTCGACGCCGACCGCTATTTGGCGCTCTTCCATGGTCATGATCTAGAACTCACCGTGGTCGAGTTCAAGCTCTTGCACTTCCTCTACCAGAACCCGGGCCGGATCTACTCCCGGAGCCAGTTGATGGACCGCATCTATTCGGACCAGCGCATCGTCAGCGACCGCACCATCGACAGCCATATCAAGAAGCTGCGCAAAAAGATCGCCGCAGTAGCCCCCGACCAGGAGATCATCTATTCCATATATGGTGCAGGGTACAAGTACGAGCCGGCGTAACCCTCCCCTGCTCTTCATTTACCTTCGACTACTCCCCCTCCGGCCTTTACAGCCTTGCCTCACGCCCCCCACTCAGGATAATCGAAATTCCACCTTCGAAAACTCCTATTGTTTAATGAATTCGTCGACCGATATCTACTTAACAGCGACTTGGTTTCGAAATCAGCTTTAACTTCGGAGCCGGAGCGAAAACGAGGTAGTGATGTTAAACAGCCTGGAGGCGGCTGTTGAGTCCTGTAGCTAGAATTTCCTCAACCACCCCCACCTGCAGAGGTCATCGAGATTTGGAAAAGGGAGGCAATTAATGAAGTGGTTCATGAACATGAAGATAAAGACAAAAATGGGCCTTGGGTTCACAATCGTCCTCGCCCTTTTCACCTGCGCGATAGCGGTGACGTGCTTCAACATGGAGCAGGCGAGGAAAGATTCCGAACAGGTTGCCAGCGAATCTGTCCCTTTCCTCATGCGCGCATACGACATGAATATCGCCGCAATAAAGTTATCGGAAACCCTTACGGATGTTGCCGCGACCCATAACAACGAAGGGTTCAAGGAAGCCGAACTGGCGGCGGTGAGGTTCCGGCAAGAACTGGCAAAGTACAGGGAAATGTACATGAGAGAGAACGACGAAAAATCTCTCCGAGAAATGGACGAGCTGGGGAAAAGCTTCGACAAGTTCTACGACACAGGTAAAAAGATGGCTCTCACCTATGTCTCATCGGGCCTGGTGCAGGGCAATACGATGATGGACGGTTTTGACAAAGATCGCGCGCTCCTCTCGGCGGAAATCGAAAAGCTGCAAAAATCCCAGTCAGACGAAGCCAAGGCGAACACAAAGGGGATTGTCACGACACTTAACAAAGTTTTTCTATTGCTCGTCGCAGCGTGCGGGGTAGCGATCACCTTGGGGATTCTGATTGCCGTCTTCGTAACCCGCAGCATAACAGTTCCGCTCCAGAGTGCTGTAGAGGTCTCCAACAAGCTGGCGGAGGGGGACCTGACTGTCGTTGTAACGTCTGAGAATACTGACGAAACTGGCCATCTTTTGGCTGCCATGGGGAACATGGTCTACAAGCTGAGGGAGATCGTGGGAGAGGTGCAGGCCGCGACCAAGAACGTAGCGTCGGGAAGTCAGGAGCTCTCCTCCAGTTCCGAGCAGATGTCGCAGGGTGCCAGCGAGCAGGCAGCGGCGGCTGAAGAAGCTTCCGCCAGCATGGAGCAGATGACCTCCAACATCCGTCAGAACGCGGACAACGCGTTGCAGACCGAGAAGATAGCAGTCAAGTCCGCGGAAAACGCCAAAGAAGGGGGGCAGGCTGTCCAGGAAACGGTGCACGCGATGAAGGACATCGCCGGAAAGATCAACATCATCGAGGAAATCGCGCGTCAGACGAACCTTTTAGCCCTGAACGCCGCCATAGAGGCGGCCCGGGCCGGCGAGCACGGCAAGGGTTTCGCCGTCGTCGCCAGCGAGGTGAGAAAGCTCGCCGAGCGGAGCCAGAAGGCTGCCGCCGAGATCTCGCAGCTTTCCAGTACCAGCGTCGATGTCGCGGTAAAGGCCGGCGACCTCCTGTCCAAGATGGTGCCCGACATCCAGAAGACGGCCGAACTGGTCCAGGAGATCAGCGCCTCCAGCAGGGAGCAGGACACCGGGGCGGAGCAGATCAACAAGGCGATCCAGCAACTCGACACAGTCATCCAACAAAACGCCGGCGCTTCCGAGGAGATGTCCTCGACAGCAGAGGAACTTGCTTCGCAGGCGGAACTGCTGACAAGCTCCATCGCCTTCTTCAATATCGGTGAAGAAGGAAGGTCGAAGCCCCTGGTAAGACATTCCAAGACGACGATGAAGCCGATGAGCTTTAGCAAGCACCCCGCAAAAAGCGCACCTATCGCCAACGTCGCGGGCACGGATCTCCAATTGAACGACGACCATTTCGAGCACTTCTAACGGCACCTGCTTCTGAATGGCAAAAGCCGGGTTCCGCCCTGCGACCGCACGGTCCGACGAAACCCGGCTTTTTTGTTTCCGACCTTCGATCTAGTTGATCCCGTGCCCAAGGTCAATCTTGAGCCGCGCGAACCTTGCTTCCCCTGGGGCAAGCTGGAGCTTGGGAACTGAAAGTGGCTCATTCGATACCGAGTCGCAATAGATATTCGTTGCCGCAAAAAGCCTATACATGCAAGCGGCACATCGGCGCAACGGCATAAAGTGGAATCGACACCACACTTTCCGAAACTCCCATAATTTAATCAAGCAGTGTGTCGATAGTTAGAAAGCAGGGTGAAAGAGCGCCAAGCTTAAGAGATAACTAAATGGGGGGATCAGCGATGTTAAGCAATTTTAAAATTGGTACAAGATTACTGCTGTGCTTCGGCGTAGTCCTGCTCCTGCTTGTCGCCGTGGCGGGCACCGGTTACTGGGGCATCAAGCAAGTTGAAGCCACCACAGACACCATGCTAGCTACCGAGGGACGCATCGCAGAGCACTCAGCCAGGGCCCGGGCCAACATTCTGGGCATGAGGCGCTATGAGAAGGACATGCTCCTGAATATGGGCGAAGCTAAAAAGGTCGAGGAATACCTCCAGAAATGGAACGCCGAGGCCGCCAAGATGACCGAGCGCGTCGCCGACCTGGAAAAATGCGCCGTCGACAAAGAGGACAAGGACAAAACCAAGGAAATCAAGGAAAATTTCGATGGTTACAAGGCAGGTTTTGCGAAGGTAGCAGCCGCTATTCAGAACGGAAAGCTGAAGACTGCACAAGAAGCAAACAGCGCTATAGCAGAGTACAAGGACAAGTCTCACCTGATGGAAGCGACGGCGGTCAGCCTGGCACAGGATGGCGTCAAGTCAATGCATGAAGCAGGGGCGAACATTGATAAAAAGGCTAAGGAAATTGTTAATTACCTGCTCGCTATATCGTTGACAGCCGCAATTATGGCTGTCGCACTGAGTTTCCTGGTGACGCGCAGCATCAGGCGTCCGCTGGAGGTCGGGGTTCAAACTGCGAACCGACTTGCTGCCGGAGATCTTACCATGGACATCGGCGCGACCGGCAAGGACGAGACCGGTCAACTGCTGGCGGCGATGGGCAATATGGTGTCCAAGCTGAGGGAGATCGTAGGAGAGGTGCAGGCCGCGACCAAGAACGTCGCCGCCGGAAGCCAGGAGCTCTCGTCCAGTTCAGAGGAGATGTCGCAGGGGGCCAGCGAGCAGGCAGCGGCGGCTGAGGAAGCTTCCGCCAGCATGGAGCAGATGACCTCCAACATCCGCCAGAACGCGGACAACGCGCTGCAGACCGAGAAGATAGCGGTCAAGTCCGCTGACAACGCCAAGGAAGGTGGACAGGCTGTCCAGGAAACCGTACAGGCCATGAAGGATATCGCCGGCAAGATCAACATCATCGAGGAGATCGCGCGGCAGACGAACCTATTGGCCCTGAACGCCGCCATAGAGGCGGCCCGGGCCGGCGAGCACGGCAAGGGATTCGCCGTCGTCGCCAGCGAGGTGAGAAAACTGGCCGAGCGGAGCCAGAAGGCTGCCGCCGAGATCTCGCAGCTCTCCAGCAACAGCGTAGATATCGCGGTAAAGGCAGGCGAGCTGTTATCCAAGATGGTGCCAGACATCCAGAAGACGGCCGAACTGGTCCAGGAGATCAGCGCCTCCAGCAAAGAGCAGGACACGGGTGCGGAGCAGATCAACAAGGCGATCCAGCAACTCGACACGGTCATCCAGCAAAACGCCAGCGCGTCGGAGGAAATGTCCTCGACCGCTGAGGAACTCGCCTCGCAGGCGGAACTGCTGTCAAGCTCCATCGCCTTCTTCAAGATCGAAGAGGGAAGGTCGAAGTCCTTCGTTACTTCCACGAAGAACCCCGGCACAGTGAAGGCGATGAGCTTTAGCAAACACGCGGCCGCTCCTCGCGCAGCGGCCGCAAACGTCGTGGGCACCGACCTGCAGCTGAACGACGAAGAGTTCGAACACTTCTAAGAGCGCCGTTTAGAAAGAAAAAGCCGGGTTTCGCCTGCGACCACAAGGTCCGGCGAAACCCGGCTTTTTTTGTTTCCTCCAGCTTCCCCTGGGAAGGGACTCTACAGCAGCTCTATCTCGCTGCTCCGGACGATCAGTATGTCCTGGCGGAAGTCGGCGGCGAGTTGCTGGCGGTACCTTTTCCACCAGGCCCGGTCCAGTTCCGCCGCCATCACCTCGTAAATCACGATGTCGTCGTGCACCGTCGTTTCCCGGGTCTCCTTCCACAGCCCGCGCGCCGGCGAGCGCATGTAGGTGGTGATGCCGCCGAAGCGCTCGGAGAGCTGGTCACGCACCTTGAGGAACTCGTCCTGGGTGAAGGGTACCCCCTCGTTGTCGTAAAGCGGCAGCAGAATCTGGATCAGGTACATGTGGACCG
Proteins encoded in this region:
- a CDS encoding ATP-binding protein, whose protein sequence is MLLLDAQKVKVIGMPSAQEAAQLHKITSSGSIVGYVGLRPRQRLTDNYQLLFVKQQKLTMGLVAVVMFLVSAAISLPLAHRLVLPIKRLAASMHRLASGEYSTRVAVGPEDELGQLARDFNTLALTLENNERARRRWVADVSHELRTPLAILRGEIEAIQDGVRQAGPESMRSLHGEVMHLSRLVDDLYQISLYDIGALTYRKESIDLKEVLEDALAMLGQEFVQKGINLSIELPRDDGCSVFADPDRLGQLFSNLLDNSLKYTDAGGKLSVRLSCRENLALVEFADSAPGVAPDQLERLFDRLYRVESSRNRAKGGAGLGLAICKNIVEAHEGTISALPSPHGGVLIRVELPLTGSRT
- a CDS encoding response regulator; its protein translation is MTQRVMIVEDEEKLASLLGDYLKQSGFETIWIADGNEVLPRVREQQPDLMLLDLMLPGRDGLEICKEIRTFSQLPIIMITARVEEIDRLLGLELGADDYICKPFSPREVVARVKTVLRRTGEQAPAQTHGLTLDADRYLALFHGHDLELTVVEFKLLHFLYQNPGRIYSRSQLMDRIYSDQRIVSDRTIDSHIKKLRKKIAAVAPDQEIIYSIYGAGYKYEPA
- a CDS encoding methyl-accepting chemotaxis protein; its protein translation is MKWFMNMKIKTKMGLGFTIVLALFTCAIAVTCFNMEQARKDSEQVASESVPFLMRAYDMNIAAIKLSETLTDVAATHNNEGFKEAELAAVRFRQELAKYREMYMRENDEKSLREMDELGKSFDKFYDTGKKMALTYVSSGLVQGNTMMDGFDKDRALLSAEIEKLQKSQSDEAKANTKGIVTTLNKVFLLLVAACGVAITLGILIAVFVTRSITVPLQSAVEVSNKLAEGDLTVVVTSENTDETGHLLAAMGNMVYKLREIVGEVQAATKNVASGSQELSSSSEQMSQGASEQAAAAEEASASMEQMTSNIRQNADNALQTEKIAVKSAENAKEGGQAVQETVHAMKDIAGKINIIEEIARQTNLLALNAAIEAARAGEHGKGFAVVASEVRKLAERSQKAAAEISQLSSTSVDVAVKAGDLLSKMVPDIQKTAELVQEISASSREQDTGAEQINKAIQQLDTVIQQNAGASEEMSSTAEELASQAELLTSSIAFFNIGEEGRSKPLVRHSKTTMKPMSFSKHPAKSAPIANVAGTDLQLNDDHFEHF
- a CDS encoding methyl-accepting chemotaxis protein; amino-acid sequence: MLSNFKIGTRLLLCFGVVLLLLVAVAGTGYWGIKQVEATTDTMLATEGRIAEHSARARANILGMRRYEKDMLLNMGEAKKVEEYLQKWNAEAAKMTERVADLEKCAVDKEDKDKTKEIKENFDGYKAGFAKVAAAIQNGKLKTAQEANSAIAEYKDKSHLMEATAVSLAQDGVKSMHEAGANIDKKAKEIVNYLLAISLTAAIMAVALSFLVTRSIRRPLEVGVQTANRLAAGDLTMDIGATGKDETGQLLAAMGNMVSKLREIVGEVQAATKNVAAGSQELSSSSEEMSQGASEQAAAAEEASASMEQMTSNIRQNADNALQTEKIAVKSADNAKEGGQAVQETVQAMKDIAGKINIIEEIARQTNLLALNAAIEAARAGEHGKGFAVVASEVRKLAERSQKAAAEISQLSSNSVDIAVKAGELLSKMVPDIQKTAELVQEISASSKEQDTGAEQINKAIQQLDTVIQQNASASEEMSSTAEELASQAELLSSSIAFFKIEEGRSKSFVTSTKNPGTVKAMSFSKHAAAPRAAAANVVGTDLQLNDEEFEHF